The following nucleotide sequence is from Salvia miltiorrhiza cultivar Shanhuang (shh) chromosome 7, IMPLAD_Smil_shh, whole genome shotgun sequence.
ttttttcactattttcaatactaattataacaatttttctccactaccaatatactccctccgtcccaataatgaagacacacttcatttgggcacgaagattaaggagAGGTAGTTTAGATGATAAAGTGTTGTGGCCCACATCATTAGTGTTTTGCTTAATTGAAGTTTAATGAATTTGTTGACTTTATTTTAAGTTTTgactttatattttaaatatttaaataattaaatttcgaaaatttaattaatttatttaaattattttttttatccagattttaattttttttattcactgTTATCAAttcaaattcattttaattCCAATATTTTTTATTCCACTTAAGTTAAAGAATGAAAAACTGAAAAGAAAGCTGCACTCCTTTCAAAATTTACAAACTGAAAATAAAAGAGAcattaattgaaaagaaaaggcGGTTCATTCAATTTCATTTCCACCGAAAATTTGGGGGCTTAAATTTCCCACCAAAAATTCGCAATGTACAGCTTATAAAGGGAGTTCAGAATCTGCCATAATACACCAGCTTTCTCACAAAATtcacacaaaaagaaaaagaaaaggatggCTAGAAGAAAGGATTTAACAAGTGAAGAAAGGCAAGCTGTTGCACTCTTCCTTCTTCGCAACAGTGCAGATGGCAAGCTGAACTACGGCACTCAAAAGGCTGCCATGACGAAGTGGGGCTGCTGTAGGAGTTCGATCGCTCGTCTATGGAAGGCTGCAAAGGAAGAACTAGCACAAGGTCAGTTAATATGTGTTCAAAGTAAAAAACTCAACAAGGTTAGAAGGAAAATAGTTCATATCGATTTAGATTTAATTTCAAGTTTGGAATTGCACAAAAGAGGAACAATTCGAAGGCTAGCAACAGGTATCAACTGCTCGAAGAGTACAGTGGGTAGATGGATATCAAGAGGGCTGATCAGAGCTCATTCAAGTGCTATCCGACCTGATTTGACAGCCCCCAACAAGATATTACGGCTTAAGTTCTCTCTTGAACAGATTGAGTATGATAGAATATGCATGGCCCTAAAGTTTAAGCCTATGCACAATGTAGTGCATATTGATGAGAAGTGGTTCTATATCACCAAGACAAACCACAGATTTTACTTAACACCACAAGAAACTGAACCACATCGCACATGCAAGAGTAAGAAGTTCATTAATCACACAAAATTAGTCACAAGATAGAACCACATAGGCTGCCAAAATCGAAACCAGAGAGCAATCAGCCCTCATACCAACACACAGGGCCAACACCACATTCAATCACACAAAATTAGTCACAAGAAAGAACCACAGAGGCTGCCAAAATCGAAATCAGAGGGCAATCAGCCCACAATCTCATATAAATTGCAGATTAATCATAGATTTTTTAAGAACGCAACCAAAGGGAACATATTGAGCAAAGAATCATCATTTCAGCATTATTAATCCATCTACCACATTGTACTCCTCCGCCAAACCCTACATTGCACAGAAACACAAGCGAATAGAACAATCTCACCCTTTTAGAGCCGGATACATGGTCTCGACCATTCTTCACAAAGCAGGGGAGCATCGGCGCCACCAATCGTCGCCGGCAGCCTCTTCCCGCTCGCGCACGACGTCGTCCCACTTCTCCGTACATAGAAAATGGAGTAGATCCGAGTCTTCGACCTTCATCGCGGTAGAGGGCCGGCGATAAATGGGGCGTCGAACCGGAGACGGCACCACCGTCAAACCCTCCTCAAAAGCACCGCCAGACTCCTGGAACCCCTGTAAATCGCTGCTGCTCTCATACACATAACCAGACGGCGGCGAAGGCAACGGAGGTAAAAGATCGAAGAATTCTTCGTCCTCCGAATCAGGGACAAATTAGAGTTCAAATAGGCCTCCCAACCCAATTTATCAGCCATTTGAACAATGGGTGAGGTGGATTTAACAGATGGTGGAGAC
It contains:
- the LOC130993989 gene encoding uncharacterized protein LOC130993989, translating into MARRKDLTSEERQAVALFLLRNSADGKLNYGTQKAAMTKWGCCRSSIARLWKAAKEELAQGQLICVQSKKLNKVRRKIVHIDLDLISSLELHKRGTIRRLATGINCSKSTVGRWISRGLIRAHSSAIRPDLTAPNKILRLKFSLEQIEYDRICMALKFKPMHNVVHIDEKWFYITKTNHRFYLTPQETEPHRTCKSKKFINHTKLVTR